The following proteins are co-located in the Styela clava chromosome 15, kaStyClav1.hap1.2, whole genome shotgun sequence genome:
- the LOC120334582 gene encoding prolyl endopeptidase FAP-like yields MIVSPILKSCIFLVIISSTSCFPQIKTVSVKSDADVQQPFTFEDLYDSKFWYSSFYPSWVSDTEYIFQDEDGIQKMDMSTGTPTVVVDKAVFDKTSGSGWSLSADEQYFFVRTSYAKQWRHSYNGSYSIYSVTDGDNAIFSLPSDIQYIRWSPVGSSLVWVRENDIYYRKTPQTAADRLTSDGRQNDIYNGIPDWVYEEEMIFTRHVISWSPDGTQLMYLKTNDSQVDQIEFSVYNGDKYPEMVNVAYPKAGRNNPVVTLLVYDIENHETDSPLVAPLNLNSDHLFSRMYWYPDSKAHLTLWLNRVSNQSMATYCEYNRSNASYRECWDIPGSYEISSTGWIGNGGVPFTPVLLSDSNRTYITAFSNSEGFWHVAVVNPKAETKRFLTTGGSVVTSLRGYDDVNDWVYFTAAAPSPGSRNVYRVRFSSVEPTHVDDWECISCMLDQDRCQWVTPSFSPGLSYLVLNCGGPDVPMTTIQMMEASGNYSEPTVYENNTDLINNKAQILWPTRNTGVYKSPTNVDFLYEIFKPANFDETKKYPLLIEVYGGPGFQKVQNRWTRRWAQTHLVSQYEILVASFDGRGSGYRGDDIAHLLYRKLGQIEKEDTTEIAQYFADTFDYIDSSRIALWGWSYGGYTTTFTISKGAGVFKCGFAVAPLASRYFYDTIHTERYMGMPDDNVDGYEKCSILNANLTNFNLASYTIIHGTADDNVHFQNAALINKALVQADVNFDSYFYADEAHSISTGANANKHIYKLLTRKVRQCFGLSKP; encoded by the exons ATGATTGTTTCACCGATCCTCAAAAGTTGCATATTTCTGGTCATCATATCTTCTACGTCATGCTTTCCACAAATCAAAACTG TTTCAGTAAAATCGGATGCTGATGTCCAACAACCATTTACATTTGAAGACTTGTACGACTCgaaattttg GTACAGTAGCTTTTATCCATCTTGGGTCTCAGATACCGAGTATATATTTCAAGACGAGGATGGAATACAAAAGATGGACATGTCTACCGGCACTCCCACCGTCGTTGTCGATAAGGCAGTTTTC GATAAAACAAGCGGATCGGGATGGAGTTTATCAGCAGACGAACAGTACTTTTTCGTTCGAACGAGTTATGCGAAACAATGGAGACATTCCTACAATGGGTCGTACTCAATTTACAGTGTGACAGACGG AGACAACGCTATCTTCTCTTTACCTTCGGATATTCAATATATAAGATGGTCGCCGGTTGGAAGTAGTCTAGTGTGGGTCAGggaaaatgatatatattacCGCAAGACTCCCCAGACTGCGGCAGATAGGTTAACATCTGACGGAAGACAGAATGACATTTATAATGGTATTCCAGACTGGGTATACGAAG AGGAGATGATATTCACAAGACACGTTATCTCTTGGTCGCCTGATGGCACACAACTGATGTATTTAAAAACGAATGACTCACAAGTAGATCAAATAGAATTTTCCGTTTATAATGGAGATAAATATCCAGAAATG GTAAATGTTGCTTATCCCAAAGCTGGACGTAATAATCCAGTTGTTACTCTTTTGGTCTACGACATCGAGAATCATGAAACCGACTCACCGCTTGTTGCACCACTGAACTTGAACTC AGATCATCTGTTCAGCCGCATGTATTGGTATCCGGATAGCAAAGCACATTTGACTCTTTGGTTGAATCGGGTTTCCAATCAATCGATGGCTACATATTGCGAATATAACCGGAGCAACGCATCGTATCGCGAATGCTGGGATATACCG GGAAGCTATGAGATAAGCAGTACGGGGTGGATCGGTAACGGTGGAGTACCGTTTACGCCTGTTTTATTGAGTGACTCCAACAGAACATACATCACTGCCTTTTCAAACTCTGAAGGCTTTTGGCATGTTGCTGTTGTTAATCCCAag GCAGAAACGAAGCGTTTTCTTACGACGGGAGGGTCTGTGGTAACTTCATTGCGCGGATACGATGATGTGAACGATTGGGTCTATTTTACAGCTGCAGCTCCGTCACCAGGAAGTAGAAATGTATACAG AGTTCGTTTTTCGTCCGTGGAACCCACACACGTTGACGACTGGGAATGCATATCTTGCATGTTGGATCAGGATAG GTGCCAATGGGTGACACCATCGTTCAGTCCAGGGCTGTCATATTTGGTTTTAAATTGTGGAGGTCCGGATGTACCAATGACTACTATACAAATGATGGAGGCTAGTGGAAATTACAGCGAACCAACTGTCTATGAGAACAACACCGATTTGATTAACAACAAGGCTCAG atattgTGGCCCACAAGAAACACAGGAGTTTATAAAAGTCCGACTAATGTGGATTTTCTGTATGAAATTTTCAAACCAGCTAATTTTGATGAGACAAAAAAATATCCACTATTAATAGAAGTATATGGAGGGCCGGGATTTCAGAAAGTGCAGAACAG ATGGACAAGACGATGGGCACAAACTCATTTAGTTAGTCAATACGAAATCTTAGTTGCGAGTTTTGATGGCCGTGGAAGCGGATATCGTGGGGACGATATTGCACACTTGTTATACAGGAAATTAG GACAAATTGAAAAGGAAGACACAACCGAAATAGCACAATACTTTGCGGACACATTTGATTACATTGATTCAAGTAGAATTGCGCTTTGGGGATGGAGCTATGGAGGATATACCACCACGTTCACAATAT CCAAAGGTGCAGGAGTTTTCAAATGTGGATTTGCAGTGGCACCACTGGCTTCGAGATATTTCTATG aCACCATTCATACTGAACGATATATGGGTATGCCTGATGATAACGTAGATGGATACGAAAAATGTTCGATACTGAACGCAAATCTAACCAATTTCAACTTG GCTTCGTACACCATCATTCATGGAACCGCAGACGACAATGTTCATTTCCAAAACGCTGCATTGATCAATAAAGCTCTTGTACAGGCTGATGTTAATTTTGACAGTTAT TTTTATGCCGACGAAGCACACTCCATCAGTACAGGAGCGAATGCAAATAAACACATCTACAAACTGCTAACGCGCAAAGTCAGACAATGCTTTGGTCTTAGTAAACCATGA
- the LOC120334581 gene encoding uncharacterized protein LOC120334581 — translation MSSSSVNSLTLCDAPGGKDSAVTEEDDDEVELMFLDSEKDDVENAAVLEDGTNNDNQVLQPSCNIPVSDLIQNTENEVDQEVTIPHLVSEAVEKALTEFENESVCVSSDTPRSSESDRPSVEKKVSKSSCRSENSKSSHSNIPSYPSSNKIFSVSSFCKSAADFLQPDDTTRENKPSESSKEQRKRAAIRTNEDIDFHDDDIKLPGYEKFARSKSLPENKTQDSRGIRKNRPKSGSVDFIKRNKSTLSTKRSRAQSQTINKRPVTATAGKRGSVLNKEDSATTEHRVSFSSSLKNKSTTLNRNKSLTSGEWLVLNESQLASFRKLFSRFDQSQSGGICPEELFSAIREFMPEETIPFEDVKKVHAELDIKQTGEIEFDEFLFAMTNPKNYLKLIHDDDRKKLTKEIKLWEEFQSNRNGRKIGVTNKINQPQAYRENAGNDNNIFFTMLRTATKKDSMREIRRFYVNKIKKLNDHVIHDWSAGQRCVGLSDQDVLRRYDHIKKELNNKKSPFAKEKLYQDSPYAKPLYWGLQELKSAETRRKTLREEKLKQAMKQASISLETSNEDGDAHHQDATKTDQQKVKHIDIQLSDEFAKPKADSSFKKKDIFIKRKSHSGRGLPKQHVRQDVVRAYTAPPTDIKSTSSAGKRDGKKRLAGVRSAPTRRIKISEFVVTPKVVPLPIYPLKDNPWPMDYDNVEEIRKRSADILQEYYNKLKKVSATNSKVIYKKLQVDQISPMLQRHFKRCYLAYSGEYEPFVVSPWIPYPVPSPWMQSAPLGHSCRAKSAWT, via the exons ATGTCTTCAAGTTCTGTGAACTCACTGACATTGTGTGATGCGCCAGGAGGTAAAGATTCAGCTG TGACGGAAGAAGATGATGACGAAGTTGAACTAATGTTTCTAGATTCTGAAAAGGATGACGTTGAAAATGCTGC CGTTTTAGAGGACGGAACGAATAACGATAATCAGGTTCTTCAACCATCCTGTAACATTCCTGTCTCGGACCTAATTCAAAACACAGAAAATGAAGTAGACCAAGAAGTGACTATTCCACATTTGGTTTCAG aAGCGGTCGAGAAAGCCTTAACTGAATTCGAAAATGAATCAGTTTGCGTGAGTTCTGACACACCTAGGTCTTCAGAAAGTGATCGACCATCT GTGGAAAAGAAAGTCAGCAAATCTTCATGTAGATCAGAGAATTCGAAAAGCAGCCACAGCAACATTCCATCGTATCcgtcatcaaataaaatattttctgtgtCGTCCTTCTGTAAATCTGCGG CTGATTTTCTTCAACCCGACGATACTACGAGAGAAAACAAGCCCAGTGAGAGTTCCAAAGAACAAAGAAAACGAGCAGCCATAAGAACAAACGAAG ACATTGATTTCCACGACGACGACATAAAGCTTCCTGGCTATGAAAAATTTGCTCGAAGTAAAAGCTTACCGGAAAACAAGACGCAAGATTCGCGAGGAATACGTAAAAATCGACCTAAAAGCGGATCCGTCGATTTTATCAAAAGAAATAAGTCAACTCTATCGACAAAACGAAGTCGAGCTCAATCACAAACCATCAATAAAAGACCGGTTACGGCTACTGCTGGGAAGAGAGGAAGCGTGCTG AATAAAGAGGATTCTGCAACAACTGAACACCGTGTTTCGTTCTCATCTTCGCTTAAAAACAAATCAACGACATTGAAC AGAAACAAAAGTCTCACTTCAGGCGAATGGTTGGTATTAAATGAAAGTCAACTCGCCTCCTTCAGAAAACTATTTTCCCGTTTTGATCAGTCACAGAGTGGAGGAATATGCCCAGAGGAATTATTTTCAGCCATCAGG gAGTTTATGCCAGAGGAAACTATCCCATTCGAAGATGTCAAAAAAGTACATGCAGAATTGGATATAAAACAAACGGGAGAAATTGAATTTGAcgaattcttatttgcaatgaCAAATccgaaaaattatttgaagttaATTCATG ATGATGATCGCAAAAAACTGACCAAAGAAATTAAACTATGGGAAGAATTTCAGAGCAATAGGAACGGACGGAAAATTGGtgttacaaataaaattaatcaacctCAGGCTTACAGAGAAAATGC AGGGAATGATAACAACATATTTTTCACCATGTTGAGAACTGCGACGAAAAAGGATTCCATGCGTGAAATACGTCGCTTTTAcgtcaataaaattaaaaagttaaATGACCACGTGATACACGACTGGTCGGCAG GTCAACGTTGCGTTGGTTTGTCGGATCAAGATGTATTAAGAAGATACGATCACATTAAGAAGGAATTGAATAACAAGAAATCTCCTTTTGCGAAGGAAAAACTTTATCAGGATTCTCCATATGCAAAACCGTTGTACTGGGGTTTGCAGGAATTGAAG TCGGCTGAAACTAGGAGAAAAACATTGCGCGAAGAAAAATTAAAACAGGCGATGAAGCAAGCCAGTATTTCCCTCGAAACGTCGAATGAAG ATGGAGACGCACATCACCAGGACGCGACGAAAACAGATCAACAAAAGGTAAAACACATTGACATTCAGCTCTCGGATGAATTTGCCAAACCCAAG GCGGATTCCTCATTCAAAAAGAAAGATATTTTTATCAAGCGGAAGTCCCACAGCGGCCGAGGACTACCGAAGCAACATGTAAGACAAGACGTAGTTCGAGCTTATACAGCGCCACCTACTGACATAAAGTCAACGTCGTCCGCAGGGAAAAGAGATG GCAAGAAAAGATTGGCTGGAGTCCGTAGTGCACCTACCCGACGGATAAAAATTTCGGAGTTCGTAGTCACGCCAAAAGTCGTTCCACTTCCGATTTACCCATTGAAAGATAATCCGTGGCCGATGGATTATGATAATGTTGAAGAAATAAGAAAGCGG TCAGCAGACATACTGCAGGAATACTATAACAAATTGAAGAAGGTGTCTGCAACTAATTCTAAAGTTATTTACAAGAAACTACag GTCGATCAAATCAGTCCGATGTTGCAACGCCATTTCAAAAGGTGTTATCTTGCTTATTCGGGAGAATATGAACCGTTTGTTGTGTCACCCTGGATTCCGTATCCTGTCCCTTCACCTTGGATGCAATCTGCCCCTCTTGGCCACAGCTGTCGCGCAAAATCAGCTTGGACATGA